One window of Mesoplasma syrphidae genomic DNA carries:
- a CDS encoding adenylosuccinate synthase, with protein sequence MERKYKSLVVVGTQWGDEGKGKITDYFAQKADMVVRFAGGDNAGHMIEFNNKRHKVTIVPSGIFNPEVLNVIGNGAVVNLEKLVLEMQRLQESHINTDNLFISDRAHLIFDWHCQIDELQEEARKAQKIGTTKRGIGPTYADKASRYGIRVCDVKQPNFKSVLQENLDYHNEIITKIYNGNSYSFSEVYEKLMKYYNFIADKIVDSGEVVARTIENNNFVLFEGAQGVLLDIDHGTYPFVTSSSCSANNASIGTGIHAKHVQKVVGVAKAYNTRVGAGGMPTEITNEVCLRIRERGNEYGSNSGRPRRIGWFDAVAMKYAVRVGGIDELFLTLFDVLDTEKIIKICVAYELDGKQIQTMPANDNDLLRCQPIYIEMPGWQTDITKVRSYEELPQNAKNYMAKIAEITGAKFLGFSVGPDRTQTILLKGEFDD encoded by the coding sequence ATGGAAAGAAAATATAAATCATTAGTCGTAGTTGGAACACAATGAGGTGATGAAGGAAAAGGTAAAATTACAGATTATTTTGCTCAGAAGGCAGACATGGTTGTAAGGTTTGCTGGTGGAGATAATGCTGGTCATATGATTGAGTTCAACAATAAACGTCACAAAGTTACAATTGTTCCTTCAGGAATTTTTAACCCAGAAGTTCTAAATGTAATTGGTAATGGAGCGGTTGTCAATTTGGAAAAACTAGTTTTGGAAATGCAACGCTTACAAGAATCACATATTAATACTGATAACTTATTTATTTCTGATCGCGCACATTTAATTTTTGATTGACACTGTCAAATTGATGAGTTACAAGAAGAAGCTCGTAAGGCTCAAAAAATTGGAACTACGAAGCGAGGAATTGGCCCAACGTATGCAGATAAGGCGTCTCGTTATGGGATTAGAGTATGCGATGTTAAGCAACCTAATTTTAAATCTGTTTTGCAAGAGAATTTGGATTATCATAATGAAATAATCACAAAAATCTATAATGGGAATAGTTATTCATTTTCAGAGGTTTATGAAAAACTAATGAAGTACTATAACTTTATTGCTGATAAAATTGTTGATTCTGGAGAAGTAGTCGCAAGAACAATTGAAAATAATAACTTTGTCTTATTTGAGGGAGCGCAAGGAGTATTACTTGATATTGATCACGGAACATACCCATTTGTTACATCTTCATCATGTTCTGCGAACAATGCCTCAATTGGAACTGGAATTCATGCCAAACATGTTCAAAAAGTTGTTGGTGTTGCAAAAGCATATAATACTCGTGTTGGAGCTGGAGGAATGCCTACAGAAATTACAAATGAGGTTTGCTTAAGAATTCGCGAACGTGGAAATGAATATGGATCAAACTCAGGACGACCAAGAAGAATTGGTTGATTTGATGCAGTAGCTATGAAATACGCAGTTAGAGTTGGTGGAATTGATGAACTATTTTTAACATTATTTGATGTTTTGGATACTGAAAAAATTATTAAAATTTGTGTCGCTTATGAACTTGACGGAAAACAAATTCAAACTATGCCAGCTAATGATAATGATTTATTGAGATGTCAGCCGATTTATATTGAAATGCCAGGATGACAAACAGATATTACTAAAGTACGAAGCTATGAAGAATTGCCTCAAAATGCTAAAAATTATATGGCAAAAATTGCTGAAATTACCGGAGCTAAATTTTTGGGATTTTCTGTTGGTCCAGATCGTACGCAAACAATTCTATTAAAAGGAGAATTTGATGATTAA
- the purB gene encoding adenylosuccinate lyase: MINRYTIEDVENIWSDQNKYNIWLKVEQLVCEAWAKIGVIPEEDVRLIKEKTYVDLKRMAVIEEETKHDVVAFTRMLSEQLNVESKWIHLGITSTDIVDTAQNYMIKESNQIIFKELFEITEVLKKLAIANQDILIMGRTHGMYGEPTSLGLKFALWYEEFMRQIERFELAAAHIEVAKISGSMGNYANLELEIEDYVAEKLELGIDTLSTQVTQRDRHAFLIEVFANIASTLEKIATEIRLFQRSDVNEMAEGFAKNQKGSSSMPHKKNPISSENISGLARYIRAQVIVVLENNNLWHERDISHSSNERIIFPDVYNVLVYAIRRMKDTLENLVINYDVIQQHIIDAKNIYFSQRVLTYVLMFNKKVTREIVYDIIQEATLECLREHTDFKDVILKSQIVNYISKSELSLLFDDQFFNRQTKKIFEKIF, from the coding sequence ATGATTAACAGATATACGATTGAAGATGTTGAAAATATTTGAAGTGATCAAAATAAATATAATATTTGATTGAAGGTTGAACAGTTAGTTTGTGAGGCTTGAGCTAAAATTGGTGTAATTCCTGAAGAAGATGTTAGATTAATTAAGGAAAAAACTTATGTTGATTTAAAGCGTATGGCAGTAATAGAAGAAGAGACTAAACATGATGTTGTTGCATTTACTAGAATGCTTTCTGAGCAATTAAATGTTGAAAGTAAATGAATTCATTTGGGAATTACTTCAACAGATATTGTCGATACAGCTCAAAACTATATGATCAAAGAATCAAATCAAATTATATTTAAAGAGCTATTTGAAATAACAGAAGTTTTGAAAAAATTGGCAATTGCCAATCAAGATATTTTAATTATGGGACGTACTCATGGAATGTATGGTGAACCTACATCACTAGGACTGAAATTTGCTTTATGATATGAAGAATTTATGCGTCAAATTGAGCGTTTTGAATTGGCAGCAGCGCATATTGAAGTAGCGAAAATTTCTGGATCAATGGGAAATTATGCGAACTTGGAATTAGAAATCGAAGATTATGTGGCTGAAAAATTAGAACTTGGAATTGATACTTTATCAACACAAGTAACTCAACGTGATCGTCATGCATTTTTGATTGAAGTATTTGCTAACATTGCTTCGACTTTAGAAAAAATTGCAACAGAAATTAGACTATTCCAAAGATCTGATGTTAATGAAATGGCTGAAGGTTTTGCTAAAAATCAAAAAGGTTCTTCATCAATGCCTCATAAAAAAAACCCAATTTCAAGTGAAAATATTTCAGGATTGGCTCGTTATATTCGTGCTCAAGTTATTGTAGTTCTAGAAAACAATAATTTATGACATGAACGTGATATTTCCCATTCATCAAATGAGCGAATTATTTTTCCAGATGTATATAATGTTTTAGTTTATGCTATTCGTAGAATGAAAGATACATTAGAAAATTTGGTAATAAATTACGATGTAATACAACAACATATTATTGATGCTAAAAACATTTATTTTTCTCAAAGAGTTTTGACATACGTTTTAATGTTCAATAAAAAGGTTACTCGTGAAATTGTTTATGACATAATTCAAGAGGCAACATTGGAGTGTTTAAGAGAACATACTGACTTTAAAGATGTTATTTTGAAAAGTCAAATAGTCAATTATATTTCTAAATCAGAGCTATCACTTTTATTTGATGACCAGTTTTTTAACCGTCAAACAAAAAAAATATTTGAGAAAATATTTTAA
- a CDS encoding HU family DNA-binding protein, which yields MEITVVEKKGNRRAINYWLVFFLIIFLASFAVAMLIKILNPVFNQEEGLTKDFLFGPAGVINFSLANWNNGVAFRVDFIANIFLLIVAPASFLIWVLLSILAIYTANDEIVIEQNEEIIAEESKCEIKDFSPIFNINCVCGKNEETTLAESSQIDENQIVIEKLMIEEKIEEEVFEKNQEAQENNEVLSGEEVINEKIEIEEKTKRKVASKKAEPIVVEETTKEIIKPKANKTPKIKKEQVSKKMILDELIANNSDISKKRVKAIMDHTFATMQRKLQESEEVTISGFGKLVTVAKPSKVSRNPLTGETINIPAQTGVKFKPSKTLKEKMK from the coding sequence ATGGAAATAACTGTAGTAGAAAAAAAGGGTAATAGAAGAGCTATTAATTATTGATTAGTATTCTTTTTAATAATTTTCTTAGCATCATTTGCTGTTGCAATGTTAATTAAAATTTTAAACCCAGTATTTAACCAAGAAGAGGGGCTTACAAAAGACTTTTTGTTTGGACCTGCAGGAGTAATCAACTTTAGTTTGGCAAATTGAAATAACGGAGTCGCATTTAGAGTAGATTTTATTGCTAACATCTTTTTATTAATTGTGGCACCAGCTTCATTTTTAATATGAGTTCTTTTATCAATTCTTGCGATTTATACAGCAAATGACGAAATTGTAATTGAACAAAACGAAGAGATAATTGCTGAAGAATCAAAATGTGAGATTAAAGATTTTTCGCCAATTTTTAATATTAATTGTGTTTGTGGAAAAAATGAAGAGACAACCCTTGCTGAAAGTAGCCAAATAGATGAAAATCAGATAGTCATAGAAAAACTAATGATTGAAGAAAAGATTGAGGAAGAAGTGTTTGAAAAAAATCAAGAAGCTCAAGAGAACAATGAAGTTTTGAGTGGCGAAGAAGTTATTAATGAAAAAATTGAAATTGAAGAGAAAACGAAAAGAAAAGTAGCTAGTAAAAAAGCTGAGCCAATTGTAGTTGAAGAAACAACTAAAGAAATCATTAAACCAAAAGCAAATAAGACTCCTAAAATTAAAAAAGAGCAAGTTTCTAAAAAAATGATTTTGGATGAACTTATAGCGAATAATTCAGACATTTCTAAAAAACGAGTTAAAGCAATTATGGACCATACTTTTGCAACTATGCAAAGAAAACTACAAGAATCTGAAGAAGTGACAATTTCAGGTTTTGGTAAATTGGTAACAGTTGCTAAGCCTTCAAAAGTTTCTCGTAATCCTTTAACTGGTGAAACAATTAACATACCAGCTCAAACTGGGGTTAAATTTAAGCCGTCAAAAACTTTGAAAGAAAAAATGAAATAA
- a CDS encoding polysaccharide deacetylase family protein — MKTRITKIIATCFLFVSVITCIFNIATIKQGYEVNRIKTDQRVVMLTFDDGPTTDDLDILNILKSENIHATFFMTGVNLAKYKTDQNVKVVVDRIIKEGHTIGNHTYNHNEYIHNEKKLIEEIQKTNQLIENAYVENNVSILKKEIPVRLSYLQYFKGIDFVEKQVGIKYLVRGYLGTDYNEEITGKNKIINQYMSHLSPGKIFVCHTRSYAKVWLPKLITNLKEKSYSFAAFRDDAGQMDSYKKYGKLVF; from the coding sequence ATGAAAACAAGAATTACAAAAATTATTGCAACATGTTTTTTATTTGTTAGTGTGATTACGTGTATCTTTAATATTGCAACCATTAAGCAGGGATATGAAGTTAATCGAATTAAAACAGATCAAAGAGTTGTCATGCTTACCTTTGATGATGGGCCTACAACTGACGATTTAGATATTCTAAATATTTTGAAATCAGAAAATATTCATGCTACATTTTTTATGACAGGTGTAAACTTAGCAAAATATAAAACAGATCAAAACGTAAAAGTTGTTGTTGATAGGATAATAAAAGAGGGCCATACAATTGGTAATCATACATACAACCATAATGAATACATTCATAATGAAAAGAAACTGATTGAAGAAATTCAAAAGACTAATCAGCTAATTGAAAATGCTTATGTTGAAAATAATGTTTCAATTTTGAAAAAAGAAATTCCAGTTCGCTTATCGTATTTGCAATATTTTAAAGGAATTGACTTTGTTGAAAAACAAGTCGGCATTAAATATTTGGTAAGAGGTTATTTAGGAACTGATTATAACGAAGAAATTACTGGCAAAAATAAAATAATCAATCAGTACATGTCGCATTTATCTCCAGGAAAAATTTTTGTTTGTCATACCCGAAGCTACGCTAAAGTTTGACTTCCCAAACTTATAACTAATTTAAAAGAAAAAAGCTACAGTTTTGCGGCATTTAGAGATGACGCAGGTCAAATGGATTCGTATAAAAAATATGGAAAGTTGGTGTTTTAA
- a CDS encoding HAD-IC family P-type ATPase, with protein sequence MKQYHYTESNKVIAVANTDIENLSLQLDTSIGIKENFRSQQKKKYGGNEIIVPKFHHVKKFFEALTEPFNLLLWLIAIGELLIYIFITDEGKHDLINLISSLIVFFMIFLAAVIDYIQEFKAYKTNIELNKIIENSFWVLNGSVTNFNDLSFLNIKNKLISCDQSQLLYGDVIVLHQGDIVPADARILWTNNFTVNQSSLTGEAEPVEKLISNSKERLIELDNILFAQTVIATGTCIAVIINVGEKNYASSILQMVNDDEPSEYEKGLTKITRILVASILVMVPIIMIAAGLRSGGTSQDWVSALIFALSIAVALTPEALPAIISSNLKLGSKKMAKEKVVIKKLSVVQNMGSVDILATDKTGTLTLDKVQLNSCQNFNNQEDPYLLRMLFLNASFQQNLSNKIDQAIIDLLASQMDLSNVELVEDQAFSHQTRISSVLVKENDHYLQISKGSVDEILNQSKFIRLGKKVVILSDELVDMVKQTIDTWTKQGFRSILISTAVTTTLKDTDLVLEGMALFEDVLKNDVVETLEIIKKYSIDLKILTGDAQDIALNIAHQINLKTSRTLSGEQLENYSSAELQEILKLCNVLAKLSPTDKTKIIETLKINNVIAFLGDGINDAGALRAADVGISVNNGTPLAKSAADVILLEKDLRVLENAFVQGREIFANAIKYIKITVASNFGMLLTLLISSLWLEFPSMSPIQLLLQNLIFDFANLIFVFDSVDNSSIRKPQKWNAKSIIPFGLWNGLVLTIISILNFLILGFVFGLLTNGVYAHETIDQQQFQTAFFLESILTHILIILVYRTEHISFIKARPTKTLVYGLLGFALIPFLFIGLDNHLNNLGFKIMSGTHQGVNLGWWYLVLVGLLVLAWVLAELFKKCYKKVFKSWL encoded by the coding sequence GTGAAACAATATCATTATACAGAATCTAATAAGGTCATTGCAGTTGCTAATACCGATATTGAAAATTTATCATTGCAACTAGATACTAGCATTGGTATTAAGGAAAATTTTAGGTCACAGCAGAAAAAGAAATATGGTGGGAATGAAATTATTGTCCCCAAATTTCATCATGTTAAGAAATTTTTTGAAGCTCTAACAGAGCCCTTCAACTTATTATTATGGTTAATTGCAATCGGTGAACTGCTTATTTATATTTTCATAACAGATGAAGGTAAGCACGATTTAATTAATTTAATTTCCTCATTAATTGTTTTTTTCATGATTTTTTTGGCAGCGGTTATTGATTATATTCAAGAATTCAAAGCCTACAAAACAAATATTGAATTGAACAAAATCATTGAAAATAGCTTTTGAGTTTTAAACGGCTCAGTGACAAACTTTAACGATCTTAGTTTTTTAAATATTAAAAATAAGCTAATTAGTTGTGATCAATCTCAACTTTTATATGGAGATGTCATAGTTTTGCATCAAGGAGATATCGTTCCTGCGGATGCAAGAATATTGTGAACAAACAATTTTACAGTTAATCAGTCATCACTAACTGGCGAAGCAGAACCAGTTGAAAAGCTAATATCAAATTCAAAAGAGCGTTTAATTGAGCTGGACAATATTTTATTTGCTCAAACAGTAATAGCAACCGGAACTTGCATCGCCGTTATTATCAATGTTGGCGAAAAAAATTATGCTTCATCAATTTTGCAAATGGTTAATGATGATGAGCCAAGTGAGTATGAAAAAGGTTTGACTAAAATTACCCGTATTTTAGTGGCCTCAATTTTAGTAATGGTTCCAATAATTATGATTGCTGCAGGACTGCGAAGCGGGGGGACAAGTCAAGATTGAGTTTCTGCATTAATCTTTGCTTTGTCAATTGCTGTCGCTTTAACACCTGAAGCACTGCCGGCAATTATTTCTTCTAATCTAAAATTAGGAAGTAAAAAAATGGCCAAAGAAAAGGTTGTAATTAAAAAGCTTAGTGTTGTTCAAAATATGGGAAGCGTTGATATTCTAGCAACTGATAAAACTGGGACCTTAACTTTAGATAAAGTTCAATTAAATAGTTGCCAAAATTTCAATAATCAAGAAGACCCTTATTTGCTAAGAATGCTTTTCTTAAATGCAAGTTTTCAGCAAAATTTATCTAATAAAATAGATCAGGCTATCATTGATTTGCTTGCATCACAAATGGACTTATCAAATGTTGAACTTGTTGAAGACCAAGCCTTTAGTCATCAAACTCGAATTTCATCGGTCCTGGTTAAAGAAAACGATCACTACCTTCAAATTTCTAAAGGCTCTGTTGATGAAATCTTAAATCAATCAAAATTCATAAGACTTGGAAAAAAAGTTGTTATTTTATCTGATGAACTAGTTGATATGGTTAAACAAACAATTGACACATGAACAAAACAAGGATTTAGAAGCATTTTAATTAGTACAGCTGTAACGACCACACTTAAAGATACAGATTTGGTATTAGAAGGAATGGCTCTTTTTGAAGATGTATTAAAAAACGATGTCGTGGAAACATTGGAAATTATCAAGAAATACAGTATTGACTTAAAAATTTTGACAGGCGATGCCCAAGATATTGCTCTAAATATTGCTCATCAAATTAATTTAAAAACTTCCAGAACTTTGAGCGGCGAGCAGCTAGAAAATTATTCATCAGCTGAACTCCAAGAAATTTTAAAACTTTGCAATGTATTGGCAAAACTTTCTCCTACTGATAAAACAAAAATTATTGAAACTTTGAAAATTAATAATGTGATTGCATTTTTGGGTGATGGCATCAATGATGCTGGAGCTTTAAGAGCAGCTGACGTAGGAATTTCAGTTAACAATGGGACTCCGTTAGCAAAATCTGCTGCAGACGTCATTTTGTTGGAAAAAGACTTAAGAGTTTTGGAAAATGCTTTTGTTCAAGGTCGTGAAATTTTTGCAAATGCCATTAAATATATTAAAATTACAGTTGCATCCAACTTTGGAATGTTGCTAACTCTATTAATTTCCTCACTGTGACTTGAGTTTCCTTCTATGTCACCAATTCAATTATTATTGCAGAATTTGATTTTTGACTTTGCAAATTTAATTTTTGTATTTGATTCAGTTGACAATAGCAGTATTCGCAAACCACAAAAATGAAATGCTAAATCAATTATTCCATTTGGATTATGGAATGGGTTAGTTTTGACAATTATCAGTATTTTAAATTTTTTAATTTTGGGATTTGTTTTCGGTTTACTAACAAATGGAGTATATGCTCATGAAACAATTGATCAACAGCAATTTCAAACCGCATTCTTTTTAGAATCAATTTTGACGCACATTCTAATTATTTTAGTGTATAGAACAGAACATATATCATTTATTAAGGCTCGACCAACTAAAACATTAGTTTATGGTTTATTAGGATTTGCATTAATTCCGTTTTTGTTTATTGGGCTTGATAATCACTTAAATAATCTAGGATTTAAAATTATGAGTGGAACTCACCAAGGTGTCAATTTGGGTTGATGGTACCTTGTTTTAGTTGGACTTTTAGTATTAGCATGAGTACTAGCGGAATTGTTCAAAAAATGCTACAAGAAAGTTTTTAAATCGTGATTGTAA
- a CDS encoding APC family permease, whose translation MIKNKAKLFELLTLFTMVVGTVVGTGIYVKNNELLVETGNPIIAIILWFVVGMVCVGIVYVFIEISSSTRKFGNGTVGNWTKLFVGRKAASVCSMMYMIIYVPSCQGIFTVLFVTYIFKIFNVVLPPGAMFSLYLFIGISMIVIFLFINMYSPFNASKKILIFGTFFKFIPLIIALFAGFILAGPNGAMSNGGLNDQSWSTSDFDPGLFIRGFGGILFSFDGFIYIANAQKTAKHKEVVPKALLFGMIFVAIFYVLMAISLFLGSPDGTIENILIQVFGGKGAGSLITNLVSIVICFIGINIFSYIGVVGMQSDAQSRVVYSKGRNIDYIKAGYIQMIASIIVFTLFLTLGFGLFSGNWHGFQTSIDIDNYQNLVFGHAAKYVGIMSSTAACFGFSFITLLIFSAIRNRWTNKVEVLKIKGFLPVAWVSGILLATFVILGIYTFLVPIDVYKGQTSWIESSGFIFLLLLLAGISAIAILYFIQEYKFKKDPFVNGFEGEIQPEEVIAKKKVSEVIKIVKAKVLRR comes from the coding sequence ATGATAAAAAATAAAGCTAAGCTTTTTGAATTATTAACTTTATTTACAATGGTTGTTGGTACTGTTGTGGGAACGGGTATTTATGTCAAAAACAATGAGTTATTAGTTGAAACAGGTAATCCGATTATTGCGATTATTTTGTGATTTGTTGTTGGAATGGTATGTGTGGGAATTGTTTATGTCTTCATTGAAATTTCCTCTTCTACTAGAAAATTTGGAAATGGGACAGTTGGAAACTGAACAAAGCTATTTGTAGGCCGTAAAGCAGCATCAGTATGCAGCATGATGTATATGATTATTTATGTCCCAAGCTGTCAGGGAATTTTTACAGTATTGTTTGTTACCTATATTTTTAAAATTTTCAATGTCGTGTTGCCACCAGGTGCAATGTTTAGTCTATATTTGTTTATAGGAATTTCTATGATTGTAATTTTCTTATTTATTAATATGTATTCACCATTCAATGCTTCAAAAAAGATTTTAATTTTTGGAACCTTTTTTAAGTTTATTCCATTAATTATAGCGCTTTTTGCAGGATTTATTTTGGCTGGACCAAATGGTGCAATGAGTAACGGTGGGCTTAACGATCAATCATGGTCAACATCTGATTTTGATCCGGGATTATTTATTAGAGGTTTTGGTGGAATATTGTTTTCATTTGATGGGTTTATTTATATTGCAAATGCTCAAAAAACTGCTAAACATAAAGAAGTTGTTCCTAAAGCACTATTATTTGGAATGATCTTTGTAGCAATTTTTTATGTATTAATGGCCATTTCATTATTTTTAGGATCACCTGATGGAACAATTGAAAATATTCTGATTCAAGTATTTGGTGGTAAAGGAGCTGGCTCTCTAATCACTAACTTAGTGTCAATTGTAATTTGTTTTATAGGAATTAACATTTTTTCATATATCGGAGTTGTCGGAATGCAGTCTGATGCTCAATCTCGAGTTGTTTATTCAAAAGGAAGAAATATTGATTATATTAAAGCAGGATATATTCAAATGATTGCTTCTATTATTGTTTTCACATTGTTTCTAACATTAGGATTTGGTTTGTTCTCTGGAAATTGACATGGGTTTCAAACTAGTATAGATATTGATAATTATCAAAATTTAGTTTTCGGACATGCTGCTAAATATGTTGGAATTATGTCTTCAACTGCTGCTTGCTTTGGATTCTCATTTATAACATTGCTTATTTTTTCAGCAATTAGAAATCGCTGAACAAATAAAGTTGAAGTTTTAAAAATAAAAGGATTTTTGCCAGTTGCTTGAGTTTCAGGAATTCTTTTGGCAACATTTGTAATTTTAGGAATTTATACATTCTTAGTGCCAATTGATGTTTATAAGGGACAAACTAGTTGAATTGAGTCTTCAGGATTTATTTTCTTATTGCTTTTATTAGCGGGAATTTCAGCAATAGCAATTTTATACTTTATTCAAGAATATAAGTTTAAAAAAGACCCATTTGTTAATGGATTTGAAGGTGAAATTCAACCTGAAGAAGTTATTGCTAAGAAAAAAGTATCTGAAGTTATTAAGATAGTAAAGGCTAAAGTTCTAAGACGCTAA
- the pgsA gene encoding CDP-diacylglycerol--glycerol-3-phosphate 3-phosphatidyltransferase has product MDKKPIVNAPNILTLIRLILVPVVICLILVSYYAEMQDSNSLNWQWTLGTFGKYQYKLPILWMAAGIVFILASLTDFLDGYLARRNNQVTDFGKFFDPIADKLLVNSALILLAVAGIIPLWMVLILILRDTIVDFIRMILSSKQITLAAGMGGKLKTLFQMVGLSLLFFVNFKFFASVEFSATEYGWINQVIMIPMYIATFFSIYSGTVYFCNARKNLF; this is encoded by the coding sequence ATGGATAAAAAGCCAATAGTAAATGCACCAAATATTTTGACACTTATTCGTTTAATATTAGTTCCAGTCGTGATTTGTTTAATCTTAGTAAGCTATTATGCAGAAATGCAAGATTCTAATTCTTTAAACTGACAATGAACACTTGGAACTTTTGGTAAGTATCAATACAAATTGCCAATTTTATGAATGGCAGCAGGAATTGTATTTATTTTGGCATCTTTGACTGATTTTTTGGATGGCTATTTGGCTAGAAGAAATAATCAGGTTACTGATTTTGGAAAGTTCTTTGATCCGATTGCAGATAAATTACTAGTAAATTCGGCTTTAATCTTATTAGCAGTTGCGGGAATTATTCCTTTATGAATGGTGTTAATTTTAATTTTACGAGATACTATTGTAGATTTTATTCGTATGATTTTATCTTCTAAACAAATTACATTAGCAGCCGGTATGGGTGGAAAGTTGAAAACATTATTTCAAATGGTTGGTTTATCATTACTGTTTTTTGTAAATTTCAAATTTTTTGCCAGCGTAGAGTTTTCTGCTACAGAATATGGTTGAATTAATCAAGTAATTATGATTCCAATGTACATTGCAACGTTTTTTAGTATTTATAGTGGAACAGTTTATTTCTGTAATGCTCGCAAAAATCTATTTTAA
- the rsmG gene encoding 16S rRNA (guanine(527)-N(7))-methyltransferase RsmG, which yields MFTNWKIFENYNNICVTSTVKQQLNKYYEFLVKENSKYNLTRITNINEVFEKHFLDSLLFTENYPISNQKIADIGTGPGFPGVVIKIFFPETKITLIESNNKKVNFLKQLINELNLTDIEITNERAEKFSLNNIEKYDLVISRAVAYLDILLEIGVQMIKVNGHFIALKGPRAEEEINNLKGKDERIKLKLVDKQILKDVGFGTRINLFYLKTDTTNKMYPRKYSQIKKESQ from the coding sequence ATGTTTACAAATTGAAAAATATTTGAAAATTATAACAATATTTGCGTAACATCTACTGTTAAACAACAGTTAAATAAATATTATGAATTTTTGGTTAAAGAAAATTCTAAATATAATTTGACAAGAATTACTAACATCAATGAAGTTTTTGAAAAACATTTTTTGGATTCTTTGTTGTTCACAGAAAATTATCCAATTAGTAATCAAAAAATTGCAGATATTGGCACTGGCCCTGGATTCCCTGGAGTCGTTATTAAAATCTTTTTTCCTGAAACAAAAATTACCCTAATTGAATCCAATAATAAAAAAGTTAACTTCTTAAAACAATTAATTAATGAATTAAACTTAACTGATATTGAAATCACTAATGAACGAGCAGAAAAATTTTCATTAAATAATATTGAAAAATATGATTTGGTAATTTCTCGTGCCGTTGCTTACTTAGATATTTTATTAGAAATTGGAGTTCAAATGATTAAAGTTAATGGACATTTCATAGCATTAAAAGGTCCTCGTGCTGAAGAAGAAATTAATAATTTAAAAGGCAAAGATGAACGCATAAAATTGAAGCTTGTTGATAAGCAGATCTTAAAAGATGTTGGATTTGGCACTAGAATTAACTTATTTTATTTAAAAACAGATACCACTAATAAAATGTACCCACGAAAGTATTCACAAATTAAAAAGGAATCTCAGTAA
- a CDS encoding DUF951 domain-containing protein, whose product MSWEDLEIGDLVEFKKPHPSKTVKWELIRIGAKYKFRSKDIFDLFIELKRETINKQLKKIIKKKEE is encoded by the coding sequence ATGTCATGAGAGGATTTAGAGATTGGAGATCTGGTTGAATTTAAGAAACCTCATCCAAGCAAAACTGTAAAGTGAGAGTTAATTAGAATTGGTGCTAAATATAAATTTCGTAGCAAAGATATTTTTGATTTATTCATTGAATTAAAACGAGAAACAATAAATAAACAGTTAAAAAAAATAATAAAGAAAAAAGAGGAATAG